GCACGACTCCTGCTATTTTTCACAATCGCGAGATATATGCCACGGCCTGTTTTCTGGGTGCCGGTGTGTATTTTTCCCTTCAGAAAACCGATCTCTCCCCCGAATGGATCAGTCTGCTTACGATCGGAGCCATCACCTTAATCCGGTTGGCGTCTTTATATTTTGGCTGGCGGATGCCCCGCCTGAAAAAGGTAACCCGTGACAGTGGCTGATTGGGCTCTCCTGCTTCTTTTTGCGGGATGGCTGGTCGCCGTCTGGAAGTTTTTCCGGTTGCGGCAGGTCTGTCCGGTACCTGGCCAGCGTGGGACCGAAAAAGCCGTCCTCCTGCCCCGGGTGTCGGTGATCATGGCTGCCCGAAACGAAGCAGGTAAACTGGAACCTGCCCTGAAAAGCTGGCTGCTGGTTACCTATCCCGACCTTGAATTTATCTGGGTGGATGACCGCAGCACCGATGCCACGGGCGAAATCATGGAACGGCTGGCTGCTGCTGATAAGCGGGTTCAGGTGATCCGCAATCAGGTGCTGCCACCGGGATGGCTTGGCAAGAACCACGCACTTAGTCTGGGTGCCGCGAAGGCAACGGGTGACTGGCTGTTGTTTACCGACGCAGATATTCATATCAGACCCGATATGCTGAATCAGATTCTCACCGACGCCGAGCATCACAAGGAGGATTTTGTCTGTGCATTCCCAGCCTTTGTGGCCCGCCATCCGCTGACCATTGCCTTTAATCTGGCTTTTGCCGCAGCACTGGTTCTCAGTCAGCACATGGACCGGGTTCATCTGCCCCGAAGCAGGGCGTTTGCCGGTATCGGTGCCTTTAACCTGATCAGACGGTCCTTATATGAAAGGGTTGGAACACACCGTGCCTTTCCAATGGATGTGGCAGATGATATGGTGCTGGGCAAACTGGCCAAGCAATCTGGTGGTTCCTGCAGGCTTTACAATGCCCA
The nucleotide sequence above comes from Bacteroidota bacterium. Encoded proteins:
- a CDS encoding glycosyltransferase, whose translation is MTVADWALLLLFAGWLVAVWKFFRLRQVCPVPGQRGTEKAVLLPRVSVIMAARNEAGKLEPALKSWLLVTYPDLEFIWVDDRSTDATGEIMERLAAADKRVQVIRNQVLPPGWLGKNHALSLGAAKATGDWLLFTDADIHIRPDMLNQILTDAEHHKEDFVCAFPAFVARHPLTIAFNLAFAAALVLSQHMDRVHLPRSRAFAGIGAFNLIRRSLYERVGTHRAFPMDVADDMVLGKLAKQSGGSCRLYNAHQHLEVEWQADHPLSAMKGIEKNAFTGFGYSWIRMIAGLSAWLFFTCGPFLLFWPSPGSAIPVILLILTAFFIYNPSFQNKSGWWGLLLPVGALLVSIAILRSAWVTTRQQGIRWRESFYPLHDLKSTNHF